Proteins encoded by one window of Nitrincola iocasae:
- a CDS encoding GNAT family N-acetyltransferase, giving the protein MHLIDCENQQQGDAILDIFNDAILHTTALYEYQPRDRQTIDRWFADKQQLNLPVIGALDEHGQLMGFASYGRFRPFPAFNTTVEHSIYLHPDYRGRGIGKVLLLALIERAQSQQYHCMIGAIDADNAASIALHQALGFQETGRLPQVGYKFDRWLDLVFYQKQLEA; this is encoded by the coding sequence ATGCACTTAATCGACTGCGAGAACCAGCAACAGGGTGACGCCATTCTAGACATCTTCAACGATGCCATACTCCACACCACCGCCCTCTACGAATACCAACCCCGAGACCGACAAACCATCGATCGCTGGTTTGCCGATAAACAACAACTCAACCTGCCGGTGATCGGAGCACTTGATGAACACGGACAGCTAATGGGGTTTGCCAGCTATGGTCGCTTCCGCCCCTTCCCCGCTTTTAATACCACCGTAGAACACTCCATTTATCTGCACCCTGACTATCGTGGTCGGGGTATCGGCAAAGTACTGCTGCTCGCACTGATAGAACGTGCCCAATCGCAGCAATACCACTGCATGATCGGTGCTATCGATGCCGACAATGCCGCCAGCATCGCATTACACCAGGCACTAGGATTCCAAGAAACCGGCAGACTGCCCCAGGTTGGCTACAAGTTTGATCGCTGGCTGGATTTGGTGTTTTATCAGAAACAGCTAGAGGCTTGA
- the csy2 gene encoding type I-F CRISPR-associated protein Csy2 has product MSVRRLLVLPHLKIHNANALSSPFTIGFPAMTAWLGFVHALQRKLNAAGYPSLDLVATGVISHQCNLQTFQGPGDFVHSIIGTGNPLDKEGNRSAFIEEARCHLDVSLLIEYQADEETQQLMRQPDFIEVISHQLMRMKVAGGDLQAFELPLLQVLDDSDEVAQGKVMRSLMPGFALIERRELMQQAMEQGADALDALLEYLTIHHHCTEDNDGNVIWKSQRKVDGDGDKPGWIVPIATGFQGISELGEAKNQRDPNIPHRFAESIVTLGEFRMAHRIKQLDEVLWRYHTDLNKNLYLCQQAQTESKETANDGFY; this is encoded by the coding sequence ATGAGTGTTCGTCGTCTTTTGGTACTGCCGCACCTGAAAATTCACAACGCCAATGCATTATCCAGCCCATTTACCATTGGCTTTCCCGCCATGACTGCCTGGCTCGGATTTGTTCATGCCTTGCAGCGCAAACTGAATGCAGCAGGTTACCCATCACTGGATTTGGTTGCTACTGGGGTGATAAGCCACCAATGCAATTTGCAAACCTTTCAGGGGCCGGGTGATTTTGTGCACTCCATTATTGGCACTGGCAACCCTCTGGATAAAGAGGGCAATCGCTCTGCTTTTATCGAAGAAGCCCGCTGCCATCTAGATGTTTCCCTTTTGATCGAATATCAGGCTGATGAGGAAACACAACAATTGATGCGCCAGCCGGACTTTATTGAAGTTATCAGTCATCAGCTCATGCGGATGAAAGTCGCCGGTGGTGACTTGCAAGCTTTTGAGCTTCCGCTACTACAGGTGCTGGATGACAGTGATGAAGTTGCACAAGGCAAAGTAATGCGCTCTCTTATGCCTGGTTTTGCTCTGATTGAGCGACGGGAGCTGATGCAGCAGGCGATGGAGCAGGGAGCTGATGCTCTGGATGCGCTGCTGGAATACCTGACTATTCACCATCACTGTACAGAAGATAACGATGGCAATGTCATCTGGAAAAGCCAGAGGAAAGTTGACGGTGACGGTGATAAACCAGGGTGGATTGTGCCTATAGCGACGGGTTTTCAGGGGATTAGTGAGCTGGGTGAAGCCAAAAACCAGCGTGACCCCAATATTCCGCATCGTTTTGCCGAGAGTATCGTGACCTTGGGTGAGTTCCGAATGGCACACAGAATCAAACAGTTGGATGAAGTGCTTTGGCGTTACCACACCGACCTCAACAAAAACCTTTACCTGTGCCAGCAGGCACAAACTGAAAGCAAAGAAACTGCTAACGATGGCTTTTACTAA
- a CDS encoding IS3 family transposase codes for MKYAFIGEHSKDHSVIRLCQALEVSPSGYYDWRNRPESDRAKQNRKLVTKISLFHKASRGIYGSPRIHRDLLESGEAVSEKRVARLMRENNIQSKMARRFVITTDSKNTMQPAPDRLKREFDVDLPDKAWVTDTTFIPTRQGWLYLAVVIELYSRQVLGWAMGDKNNAQLVQDALTMAVWRRGKVDSVIVHSDQGSTYASGSYQRLLKENKLLCSMSRKGECLDNAVAESFFGTLKTELVYDEDYRSRDEAKKSLFEYIEVFYNRRRRHSYLGYISPVEYEAKYAS; via the coding sequence GTGAAGTACGCATTCATTGGTGAGCACAGCAAAGATCACAGCGTTATTCGCCTCTGTCAGGCCCTGGAGGTATCACCCAGTGGTTACTATGACTGGCGCAACCGGCCAGAGAGCGACCGTGCCAAGCAGAACCGGAAGTTGGTGACGAAGATATCACTGTTCCACAAGGCCAGCCGTGGGATCTACGGTTCACCCCGTATTCACCGAGACCTTTTGGAATCGGGTGAAGCGGTGAGTGAAAAGCGTGTAGCCAGACTGATGCGAGAGAATAACATCCAGTCGAAAATGGCACGCCGATTTGTAATCACTACCGACTCAAAGAATACTATGCAGCCAGCGCCAGACAGGCTCAAGCGTGAGTTCGATGTCGATTTACCCGATAAAGCCTGGGTGACGGACACGACGTTCATTCCTACGCGTCAAGGCTGGCTGTATTTGGCCGTGGTGATTGAGTTGTATTCACGCCAGGTGCTGGGGTGGGCAATGGGAGACAAGAATAACGCTCAGCTTGTCCAGGATGCCCTGACGATGGCTGTCTGGCGTCGAGGTAAGGTAGACTCAGTTATCGTCCATTCGGACCAGGGAAGCACCTATGCCTCGGGCAGCTACCAGCGGCTACTAAAGGAAAACAAACTACTTTGCAGCATGAGCCGGAAAGGGGAATGTCTCGATAACGCTGTGGCAGAGAGCTTCTTCGGAACGCTGAAAACGGAACTGGTCTACGACGAGGACTATCGGTCGAGAGATGAAGCAAAGAAAAGCCTGTTTGAATACATTGAAGTCTTCTATAACAGGCGCAGACGGCATTCTTATCTGGGCTATATCAGTCCAGTGGAATACGAGGCTAAGTACGCCTCTTAA
- a CDS encoding type I-F CRISPR-associated protein Csy1 — MSDPAIEQFFHERKEAWLKKNLKATMSEMEVRAKQLECDQFFELKNWLPDAAQRIESRALASHPSKFSHPSTGVGKKNKANGTYVTPILFLGHRSPDGFLRTGNVTCAEVDSVGNAAELDVEDFLRLKLSDGITLLDHIEQKTASAQALLRLDGYDFEQLRTSFLVVKSPPKNIVTNSKIKQVYFLVGEGEYHQLSILTHSAYLFEQRRRIDAIRFSEQAKEAREKRRNNQLGENYQEIYHLTTIGYGGTKPANISVLNNQNAGKAHLLLSMPPELSPRNVQLPTRNFFGEALYPKQLQVTFQAFHRLLSTGHNNVNIRKGRDYRIQEYLDQLILKMWQVRKAFVEQEYSRPEGLPAYQKIWLFPEHEQERADNQAWLAELIQDATRYFNVSYKRVLGSTAFVLGDTEHFAFAEVIEQNKEALL, encoded by the coding sequence ATGTCAGATCCAGCAATAGAGCAGTTCTTCCACGAGCGAAAAGAGGCATGGCTCAAGAAAAACCTGAAAGCAACTATGAGTGAGATGGAGGTTCGAGCTAAACAGTTGGAGTGTGACCAGTTTTTTGAGCTAAAAAACTGGTTGCCAGATGCCGCACAACGCATTGAAAGTAGAGCTTTAGCCAGTCATCCAAGTAAATTCAGCCATCCAAGCACCGGGGTTGGAAAGAAAAATAAAGCCAATGGTACTTATGTTACCCCCATTTTATTTTTAGGCCATCGTAGCCCAGACGGTTTCTTGCGAACAGGGAATGTCACTTGTGCAGAGGTGGATTCAGTTGGCAATGCCGCAGAACTTGATGTTGAAGATTTTTTACGTCTGAAACTCAGTGATGGTATTACGCTCCTTGACCATATCGAGCAAAAAACAGCCTCTGCGCAAGCGCTACTTCGTTTAGATGGTTATGATTTTGAGCAGTTAAGAACAAGTTTTTTAGTGGTCAAAAGTCCACCAAAAAATATTGTTACCAACTCGAAAATCAAACAGGTGTATTTTTTGGTCGGTGAAGGTGAATATCATCAACTTTCTATCCTCACTCATTCTGCTTATCTATTCGAACAACGCAGACGTATTGACGCTATTCGCTTCTCTGAGCAGGCAAAAGAAGCCAGGGAAAAACGTCGCAACAATCAATTAGGTGAGAACTACCAAGAAATTTATCATCTGACAACGATTGGCTATGGCGGAACGAAGCCAGCCAATATCAGTGTTCTGAATAACCAGAATGCTGGCAAAGCACATCTATTGCTTTCGATGCCACCAGAGCTTTCTCCTCGAAACGTCCAATTGCCTACCCGTAATTTCTTTGGTGAAGCTCTTTACCCCAAACAGCTGCAGGTGACCTTTCAGGCTTTCCATCGACTATTAAGTACTGGTCACAACAATGTAAATATCCGCAAAGGCCGCGATTACCGTATTCAGGAATACCTCGACCAGCTGATTCTTAAAATGTGGCAGGTACGCAAAGCCTTTGTTGAACAAGAATACAGCCGCCCAGAAGGCCTTCCCGCTTATCAGAAAATCTGGTTGTTCCCAGAGCATGAGCAGGAGCGTGCGGATAATCAAGCATGGCTTGCTGAACTGATCCAAGACGCGACCCGTTACTTTAATGTCAGCTATAAGCGTGTTCTTGGCAGCACTGCTTTTGTTCTGGGTGACACAGAGCATTTTGCCTTTGCTGAGGTTATCGAACAGAACAAGGAGGCTCTGTTATGA
- the csy3 gene encoding type I-F CRISPR-associated protein Csy3, whose product MAKNVDIVSVLAFEKKLVPSDAYFYGTTWDQKETASPLELIEKSVRGTISNRLKATVKSDPAKLNAEVEKPNLQTIDACALGAEQDTLKHQFTLKVLGGVENPSACNNANFKQSYHKAATDYIQREGFTELGRRYAHNIANARFLWRNRVGAEQIEVQVKVMNQGQNDQWSFNAKDFSTRNFEQQNEKVNALGSKIASALASGDSALMLQVTTYAQLGKAQEVYPSEELVLDKGKSKKSKVLYQVKGHAAMHSQKIGNALRSIDTWYPDYSDTTKSAGAIAIEPYGAVTNLGKAYRTPKESQDFYTHFDAWARGSKLEKIEDEHYLMAVLVRGGVFGGSDK is encoded by the coding sequence ATGGCTAAGAATGTCGATATTGTTTCTGTACTGGCTTTTGAAAAAAAACTGGTTCCGTCAGATGCTTATTTTTATGGCACTACCTGGGACCAAAAAGAGACAGCCAGTCCTTTGGAGTTAATAGAAAAATCGGTTCGGGGTACTATTTCTAATCGCCTCAAAGCCACGGTAAAAAGTGACCCGGCCAAGCTGAATGCCGAAGTTGAAAAGCCGAACCTGCAAACCATTGATGCCTGCGCACTAGGTGCAGAACAGGATACTCTGAAGCACCAATTCACTCTCAAGGTTTTGGGTGGTGTGGAAAATCCATCAGCCTGTAACAATGCCAACTTCAAACAAAGTTATCACAAGGCAGCCACCGACTACATTCAGCGGGAAGGCTTCACCGAGCTAGGGCGTCGTTATGCTCACAATATTGCCAATGCACGCTTTCTATGGCGTAACCGTGTAGGTGCAGAGCAGATCGAGGTGCAGGTGAAAGTAATGAACCAAGGTCAGAATGATCAGTGGTCTTTTAACGCTAAAGATTTCAGCACCCGTAATTTTGAACAGCAAAATGAGAAGGTCAATGCCCTGGGTAGCAAGATTGCCAGTGCATTAGCCAGCGGTGATAGCGCATTGATGTTACAAGTGACCACCTACGCACAACTGGGCAAAGCACAAGAAGTCTATCCCAGTGAAGAGTTAGTGCTGGATAAAGGTAAGAGCAAAAAGAGCAAGGTGTTGTATCAAGTGAAAGGCCATGCTGCCATGCACTCACAAAAAATTGGTAATGCCCTGCGCTCAATTGATACTTGGTATCCAGACTATTCTGATACGACAAAAAGTGCTGGTGCGATTGCAATTGAGCCGTACGGAGCTGTTACCAATCTCGGTAAAGCCTACCGCACCCCGAAAGAAAGTCAGGATTTTTATACCCATTTTGATGCTTGGGCGCGCGGTTCAAAGTTGGAAAAAATTGAAGATGAACATTACCTGATGGCAGTTTTGGTACGTGGTGGTGTTTTCGGCGGAAGTGATAAATAG
- the cas3f gene encoding type I-F CRISPR-associated helicase Cas3f, whose product MMVTFISQCEKNAIKKTRRVLDAFANRIGDNTWQTLITEDGLLTVKKMLRQTASKSTAVSCHWIRSRSRSQLLWIVGNKKQFNAEGHVPVNRTEQDLPSSDISNNWRYLPLIQAFTGLAALLHDWGKATKLFQDKLNPKSENKYKGDPLRHEWISSLLFMALIRTCQHPDQDQSWLGILSEQVLDEGQLKKNLSEQANQFFPFSELPDAASLILWLILSHHRLPKPKDKADYGDKTNNTPQQLLARISRDWGYENYFDDAEFHQRLPDCFIFPQGLLSRSSVWMKELSNRARQLNAQLPLFASAVKDGSWRTIAHHARLCLMLGDHYYSSQNEDGNWKSPLELYANTGRDQDQKLKRKQKLDEHLVRVAEAAVKASSYLPDFESKPPVAENVAELHPKKALASELKKQFGWQDEAVSSIKKYRLQNDDAVAAYFIVNMASTGRGKTLVNAKIMQALSEDQQSLRYILALGLRTLTLQTGDEYRERIGLRDDELAVLIGSKAILELHQGSAAAHEKEEQRSEDEDMGSESSQALLDEQEQLDWCGDDLHWQNLLPEQELVTVLTGQKERALLYAPVLACTIDHVMGATETTRGGRYILPSLRLMSSDLVIDEIDDFTGEDLVAIGRLIYLAGMLGRKVMISSATIPPDLALGYFSAYQKGWAIFATSRNQGQQVGCGWIDEFKTQLVTISPGDNATASYQAAHQGFVEKRVVKLRSEPVKRRASILALPDRNGVESCESGFFSTIQRGVLEQHVQHHVQDEKTGCKVSFGVVRCANITPCIELTKYLLDAAWPDDIEIRVMAYHSQQVLLLRHAQERHLDQVLKRKVSVNDPKVGAFYNPLIRQHLDSTHRQNLIFILVATPVEEVGRDHDFDWAVVEPSSYRSIIQLAGRVRRHRNAPDNKSHNMALLQYNLKGYRGEKKDVFSRPGYEQNTWQLSPSKSLNDVLDNNALQRGVDAVPRILKDGSAPSKRLAALEHFAISRTLGCHFLTGEAEGEYPACSPKSIWGYTDDYWWMTALPQQFNRFRNSDPGLNLYLVISDRKAPVFKTYDSRSGWVPVEVGHAIKHQSLSPERSARLWLARDYRALVMEQSDLRNEDLERTSKILGELSLSHYRESDCFTYNDQLGLVKDKR is encoded by the coding sequence ATGATGGTCACCTTTATTTCTCAGTGCGAGAAAAACGCCATCAAGAAAACCCGCCGCGTACTGGATGCCTTTGCGAACCGTATCGGTGATAACACTTGGCAAACTCTTATCACAGAAGATGGCTTGTTAACCGTCAAAAAAATGCTGCGGCAAACAGCCAGTAAAAGCACAGCCGTCAGCTGTCATTGGATACGCTCACGATCACGGAGCCAGTTGCTATGGATCGTGGGCAATAAAAAGCAATTTAATGCAGAAGGCCATGTGCCGGTGAACAGAACGGAGCAAGATTTACCCAGTAGTGACATTTCGAACAATTGGCGATATCTTCCCTTAATTCAAGCTTTCACTGGCTTAGCGGCCTTGTTGCATGACTGGGGTAAGGCCACCAAGCTCTTTCAGGATAAGCTAAATCCAAAATCAGAAAATAAATACAAAGGCGATCCACTACGTCACGAGTGGATTTCCAGCTTGCTGTTTATGGCATTGATTCGCACTTGTCAGCATCCTGATCAGGATCAGAGCTGGCTTGGCATTCTGTCTGAACAGGTATTGGATGAAGGTCAGCTTAAGAAAAACTTATCTGAACAAGCAAACCAATTTTTTCCCTTCAGTGAACTGCCTGATGCTGCCAGCTTGATACTCTGGCTGATTTTATCTCACCATCGTTTACCCAAACCAAAAGATAAAGCCGACTATGGTGACAAAACCAATAACACCCCGCAGCAACTACTGGCGCGAATCAGCCGTGATTGGGGTTATGAAAATTATTTTGATGACGCTGAGTTTCACCAACGTCTACCAGATTGCTTTATTTTTCCGCAAGGATTACTGAGTAGATCATCAGTCTGGATGAAGGAGTTAAGTAACCGTGCGCGGCAATTAAATGCACAGCTACCACTCTTTGCTTCTGCCGTAAAAGATGGCAGTTGGCGCACCATTGCTCACCATGCTCGTCTCTGTCTGATGCTGGGTGATCACTATTACTCATCTCAAAATGAAGATGGAAACTGGAAGTCACCGCTTGAGTTATATGCTAATACTGGTCGGGATCAGGATCAAAAGTTAAAACGGAAACAAAAACTGGACGAGCATCTCGTCAGGGTGGCGGAGGCAGCAGTCAAAGCTAGCAGCTACTTGCCTGATTTTGAAAGCAAGCCGCCTGTAGCGGAGAATGTGGCTGAGCTACATCCCAAAAAAGCACTGGCTTCAGAGCTTAAAAAGCAGTTTGGCTGGCAGGATGAAGCAGTCAGTAGCATCAAAAAATATCGCCTGCAAAATGATGATGCAGTCGCTGCCTACTTTATTGTCAATATGGCCAGTACCGGGCGCGGTAAGACCCTGGTGAATGCCAAAATCATGCAGGCTTTGTCAGAAGATCAGCAGAGTCTTCGTTATATCCTTGCATTGGGTTTGCGAACCCTTACCCTGCAAACAGGTGATGAATACCGTGAGCGCATCGGTCTAAGAGATGATGAGTTGGCAGTCTTGATTGGCTCAAAAGCAATTCTGGAGCTGCATCAGGGGTCAGCTGCTGCACATGAGAAAGAAGAACAGCGATCAGAAGATGAGGATATGGGTTCTGAATCCAGCCAGGCATTACTGGATGAGCAGGAGCAACTGGATTGGTGCGGTGATGATCTGCACTGGCAAAATCTGCTTCCAGAACAGGAACTGGTGACAGTATTAACAGGCCAGAAAGAGCGAGCACTGCTTTATGCACCTGTGCTGGCTTGTACTATCGACCATGTTATGGGGGCTACGGAAACTACGCGAGGCGGGCGTTATATTTTGCCCAGCCTGCGTTTAATGTCATCCGATCTTGTTATTGATGAAATTGATGACTTTACCGGTGAAGATCTGGTTGCCATTGGTCGTCTGATCTATTTAGCTGGAATGCTGGGAAGAAAAGTGATGATTTCTTCTGCGACTATCCCACCGGATTTAGCACTGGGTTATTTTTCCGCCTATCAAAAGGGTTGGGCCATCTTCGCTACAAGCCGTAATCAGGGCCAGCAAGTTGGTTGTGGTTGGATAGATGAGTTCAAAACCCAGTTGGTCACTATCTCTCCTGGTGATAATGCAACAGCCAGCTATCAGGCTGCTCATCAGGGTTTTGTTGAAAAACGAGTAGTAAAATTACGGAGTGAACCGGTCAAGCGCAGAGCCAGCATTCTCGCTTTGCCAGATAGAAACGGTGTTGAATCCTGTGAAAGTGGTTTTTTCTCAACGATTCAACGGGGCGTTCTGGAGCAGCACGTTCAGCACCATGTCCAGGATGAGAAAACTGGTTGCAAGGTCTCATTCGGTGTCGTCCGTTGCGCCAATATCACCCCCTGTATCGAGCTAACAAAATACCTACTTGATGCTGCGTGGCCAGATGATATTGAGATCCGCGTGATGGCTTATCACAGCCAGCAAGTATTGCTCTTGCGTCATGCACAGGAGCGGCACCTGGATCAGGTATTAAAGCGCAAAGTTTCAGTTAATGACCCCAAAGTTGGTGCTTTTTATAACCCGTTAATACGCCAGCATCTGGATAGCACTCATCGTCAGAATTTAATCTTTATCCTTGTTGCCACTCCCGTTGAGGAAGTAGGGCGTGACCATGATTTTGACTGGGCAGTGGTTGAGCCCTCTTCTTATCGCTCCATCATTCAGCTTGCGGGTCGAGTACGACGCCACCGAAATGCGCCAGATAATAAATCCCACAATATGGCATTGCTGCAATACAACCTGAAGGGCTATCGAGGCGAAAAAAAGGATGTGTTCAGCCGCCCAGGGTATGAGCAAAATACTTGGCAGTTGAGTCCCTCTAAAAGTTTGAATGATGTTCTGGATAACAATGCCCTGCAAAGAGGCGTTGATGCAGTGCCACGTATTCTGAAAGATGGCTCCGCACCTTCAAAACGGCTGGCGGCACTGGAGCATTTTGCTATTAGCCGCACGTTGGGCTGCCATTTTTTGACAGGTGAAGCGGAAGGTGAGTATCCAGCTTGCAGCCCGAAAAGTATCTGGGGCTACACCGATGATTATTGGTGGATGACCGCCCTACCGCAGCAGTTTAACCGCTTTCGTAACAGTGATCCGGGCCTGAACCTTTATCTGGTCATCAGTGATCGGAAAGCTCCAGTATTTAAAACTTATGACTCACGAAGTGGCTGGGTGCCGGTTGAGGTGGGTCATGCTATCAAGCATCAATCACTCAGCCCTGAGCGCAGTGCTCGTTTATGGTTAGCACGGGATTATAGAGCGCTGGTAATGGAGCAGAGTGATCTGAGAAATGAAGACCTAGAGCGCACCTCTAAAATTCTGGGAGAGCTCAGCTTAAGCCACTACCGTGAAAGTGATTGCTTTACCTACAACGATCAACTTGGGCTGGTAAAAGATAAAAGGTGA
- a CDS encoding putative quinol monooxygenase, with protein sequence MSSKVYCTAQFLPKPGKETELFQVLQSLEPNTLREDGCIQYIVTRQIHSAFAEGTSFPIVFHEIWKDMPSFETHCQRDEISNFFERYCLAEDGLAADWNVCVYSDEG encoded by the coding sequence ATGTCATCCAAAGTCTATTGCACCGCTCAATTCCTGCCTAAACCTGGAAAAGAAACCGAGCTTTTCCAGGTACTGCAATCCCTTGAACCCAACACCCTAAGGGAAGATGGCTGTATTCAATACATCGTCACACGCCAGATCCACAGCGCATTTGCTGAAGGTACCAGCTTCCCCATCGTATTTCATGAAATCTGGAAAGACATGCCAAGCTTCGAAACCCACTGCCAACGCGATGAAATCAGCAACTTTTTCGAACGCTACTGCCTGGCTGAAGATGGCCTGGCAGCCGATTGGAATGTGTGTGTTTATTCAGACGAAGGCTAA
- a CDS encoding transposase, whose product MIMKRKPYKTYTKEFKQEAIRMMEESGRPAAEIAMELGIRRNQLYKWKEQLQSQAEQAFSGNRGRPKKENQSELTTLRRENERLKEELEIIKKAAAYFAKEFK is encoded by the coding sequence ATGATTATGAAACGTAAGCCGTATAAAACCTATACCAAGGAATTCAAGCAAGAGGCCATCCGGATGATGGAAGAGTCTGGAAGGCCAGCTGCCGAGATTGCCATGGAGCTTGGGATTCGCCGAAACCAGCTCTACAAGTGGAAGGAGCAGCTTCAAAGCCAGGCTGAACAGGCTTTCTCAGGAAACAGAGGCCGCCCCAAGAAAGAGAATCAGAGTGAGTTAACCACTCTGCGGCGGGAGAATGAGCGGCTGAAGGAGGAGCTGGAAATCATAAAAAAGGCCGCGGCGTACTTTGCGAAGGAATTCAAGTGA
- the cas6f gene encoding type I-F CRISPR-associated endoribonuclease Cas6/Csy4, translated as MNVYQDITLLPDADIAAGFLWQKLYQQVHIALVEHKVGDNQSTIAISFPEYGQKGFPLGSKLRLFAPEQAQLEKLNIAGYLSRLLDYVHLKSIQPVPSSTTGYASFVRHHAKGHARIEKDEREKAELWARKSGKSLEECLETLAKTRPQADNKLPFIWMESQETKKRDAALDGKFPLFISMIEYKVDRTGKLNCYGLSYPQYPVALPQF; from the coding sequence ATGAACGTCTACCAGGACATTACACTGCTACCAGATGCCGATATTGCAGCAGGATTTCTCTGGCAAAAGCTGTACCAACAGGTCCATATCGCCTTGGTTGAGCACAAGGTGGGTGATAACCAGAGTACGATAGCCATTAGCTTTCCTGAGTATGGCCAGAAAGGCTTTCCTCTGGGAAGCAAGCTGCGGTTATTTGCTCCCGAGCAAGCACAGTTGGAAAAGCTCAACATAGCAGGCTACCTGTCGCGGCTGTTGGACTATGTTCATCTGAAATCTATCCAACCCGTACCTTCGTCAACAACTGGTTATGCCAGTTTTGTACGCCATCATGCTAAAGGCCATGCACGGATTGAAAAAGATGAACGGGAAAAAGCAGAGTTGTGGGCCAGGAAGTCTGGAAAATCACTGGAGGAGTGCCTTGAAACCTTGGCTAAAACCAGACCGCAAGCTGACAACAAGCTGCCCTTTATCTGGATGGAAAGCCAGGAAACCAAAAAGCGTGATGCAGCTTTAGATGGAAAATTTCCATTATTTATCAGTATGATAGAGTATAAAGTGGACCGCACGGGAAAGTTGAACTGTTACGGCCTTAGCTATCCACAGTACCCTGTAGCGCTACCCCAGTTTTGA
- the cas1f gene encoding type I-F CRISPR-associated endonuclease Cas1f has product MDDLSPSDLKVILHSKRANMYYLEYCRVMQKNGRVLYLTEAQKENLYYNIPIANTTVLLLGNGTSITQAAMRMLSQAGVLVGFCGGGGTPLHMATEVEWFTPQSEYRPTEYLQGWLKFWFDDTQRLAAAKTLQAARLTYLQKVWSKDREFKAEGIDLNHTSLQSAFATFEARTAKATSSGDLLMIEAQLTKVLYKTISNTTKHPDFSRQHQATDRANAFLNHGNYLAYGLAASCLWVLGIPHGFAVMHGKTRRGALVFDVADLIKDAIVLPWAFICAKEKATEQEFRQQVLQAFIDHKALDFMFNSVKAVALQELSPQQIEEQGL; this is encoded by the coding sequence ATGGATGATTTATCCCCTTCAGACCTCAAAGTCATACTGCACTCAAAGCGTGCCAATATGTATTACCTAGAATATTGCCGTGTGATGCAAAAAAATGGTCGTGTGCTCTATCTTACGGAAGCACAGAAAGAAAACCTTTATTACAACATCCCTATAGCCAATACCACGGTGCTTTTACTGGGCAATGGCACCTCCATTACTCAAGCAGCCATGCGTATGTTGTCACAGGCAGGTGTGCTAGTTGGTTTTTGTGGTGGCGGCGGCACACCGTTGCATATGGCGACCGAAGTGGAATGGTTCACACCGCAAAGTGAATACCGCCCAACAGAGTACTTGCAAGGCTGGTTAAAATTCTGGTTCGATGATACGCAGCGTCTTGCTGCTGCCAAAACCTTGCAAGCAGCTCGACTCACATACCTGCAAAAAGTCTGGAGTAAAGATCGGGAATTTAAAGCTGAAGGAATCGATCTTAATCACACCAGCTTGCAAAGTGCCTTTGCTACCTTCGAAGCACGCACGGCCAAAGCAACCAGCAGCGGTGATTTACTGATGATTGAGGCCCAATTGACCAAGGTTTTGTACAAAACAATTTCTAATACAACAAAGCATCCTGACTTTTCGCGCCAGCACCAAGCCACCGACCGTGCTAATGCTTTTCTAAACCATGGCAACTATCTTGCCTACGGTCTGGCGGCTAGCTGTCTATGGGTGCTGGGTATTCCACATGGTTTTGCCGTGATGCATGGTAAAACACGGCGTGGTGCGCTGGTGTTTGATGTGGCTGATCTGATCAAAGATGCCATCGTGCTGCCTTGGGCATTTATTTGTGCCAAAGAAAAAGCCACTGAGCAAGAGTTCCGACAGCAGGTACTGCAAGCCTTTATTGATCATAAGGCACTGGATTTTATGTTTAACAGTGTAAAAGCCGTTGCTTTACAAGAGCTTTCCCCGCAGCAAATTGAGGAACAAGGGCTATGA